In the Verrucomicrobiota bacterium genome, GAACCCTCAATCCTCGATCCCTATGCAAATTATCAATCGGCGTTCGTTCTTCGATCGTTCCCTCAAGCTCGGCATGGCCACCGCGCTTTCAACCCTCGTGGATATCCCCTGGGTGGTGAAGCAAGCCATGGCCCAGACCCAGGGCCGCATCGGGCTCAATGGCAAGAAACTGCTCTTCGTGTTCCTGCGAGGAGCCAACGACGGCTTGAACTCCGTCATCCCGATCCAGGATCCCGCCTACAACACGACCAACCGCCCCACCCTGGTCATACCCAAGGACGCCGCGACCGATTACTCCAAACTCGGCCCTTGCGACTTTCCGCAATCCGGAGGCAGCGCCGCCACGTTCGCCTATGCCAACGCCATCCGGCTCGGCAACGGTTTCGCGGCTCTCCACCCGTCCCTCAAGTTCCTCGCCCCCGTTTACAACGCCGGTGAACTGGCCCTCATCCACCGCGTCGGTTATCCCAAGCAATCCCGCTCCCACTTCGATTCTCAGAACTATTGGGAGACCGGCACCCCGAACAAGAATCTGACCAAGGAAGGCATCTTCTACCGCACGATGGTGGAATCGGGACTGGCCAACACCTCGCCGCTCACCGGCGTGTCGATCCAATCTTCATTGCCCTTGTCCCTGCGCGGTTCCCAGGCGGCAATGACCAATTTGGATGATCCCAATCGTTACAACCTGCTGGGGGTGCCTGCGACGACAGGCGACGCCAAAGCCGACGCCGCCATCCGCGCGGCCGGCGGCGCCTCTTTTCCGGACAAGGCCTATCGGGGCTTGCTGGGTCTTCAATACAAGAATCTCACGGACACGCTCGCCATCTTCGCGAGTCTGAATTTCAGCGAGGCCGGCAACACGTTCCTCGATGATGAAAACACCGACGGCGACTTCCCCTACCATTTGTTCCCCACGTCCAACGCCAAGAACGGGGGCTACACGCGTCCCGGCGGCGGCACCGAAGCCAACAAGTACGTGGTCGACACCGGCGCCTACGGCTTCTTCAACCGCCTCAAATCCGCCGCGCTGGTGCTGAACAAGACGGACGCCATCGTGGCTGGCACGGAGTTTGGCGGTTTCGACACGCACAGCCGCCAGGGCGCCGTCACCGGATCGCATCCCAACCTTCAGCGCCGAATTGCCTGGGCGATGTACGCGCTGCGCAAATACTTCACGAAATACGCCGACAAGACGCATTGGAAGGATTTGGTCATCGTCACGCTGTCCGAGTTCGGGCGCACGTCCGTCGAGAATTCCGACCGTGGCACGGATCACGCCGAGGCTGGCGTCATGTTCGTCGGGGGCGGAGCCGTCAAAGGCTTTGGCAAGGGCAACACCAGCGGCGTGTTCGGATGCCATCCCAACGATTCGGTGCCCTGGGTGACGGGCCAGACCGGATCGATGTTCGGCGTGAGGGACCGGTATCTGAAACGCTCGATTGATTATCGTTCGGTGCTCGGCGAGTTGATCCGGGATCATCTCGGAGCCAGCAGCGAACAGTTGAACCGGATCATTCCGGGCTACACGGTCGCCGGCGAAGCGTTGCAAAACGGCGGCACCTCGACCCGGGACGCCACCCGGATCGCGGGCGAAATTGGCATCGTGTAGCCGATGCACAAGATGGAAAAGGATGTGGACCTTTCCATCCTGTCGATCCTGATCATCCTGTCCCACCCGCTGAACGATTCCCTGCGCTC is a window encoding:
- a CDS encoding DUF1501 domain-containing protein translates to MQIINRRSFFDRSLKLGMATALSTLVDIPWVVKQAMAQTQGRIGLNGKKLLFVFLRGANDGLNSVIPIQDPAYNTTNRPTLVIPKDAATDYSKLGPCDFPQSGGSAATFAYANAIRLGNGFAALHPSLKFLAPVYNAGELALIHRVGYPKQSRSHFDSQNYWETGTPNKNLTKEGIFYRTMVESGLANTSPLTGVSIQSSLPLSLRGSQAAMTNLDDPNRYNLLGVPATTGDAKADAAIRAAGGASFPDKAYRGLLGLQYKNLTDTLAIFASLNFSEAGNTFLDDENTDGDFPYHLFPTSNAKNGGYTRPGGGTEANKYVVDTGAYGFFNRLKSAALVLNKTDAIVAGTEFGGFDTHSRQGAVTGSHPNLQRRIAWAMYALRKYFTKYADKTHWKDLVIVTLSEFGRTSVENSDRGTDHAEAGVMFVGGGAVKGFGKGNTSGVFGCHPNDSVPWVTGQTGSMFGVRDRYLKRSIDYRSVLGELIRDHLGASSEQLNRIIPGYTVAGEALQNGGTSTRDATRIAGEIGIV